A portion of the Chryseobacterium tructae genome contains these proteins:
- a CDS encoding NAD(P)H-dependent oxidoreductase gives MSDKKTALLVNTHLTYPNWSEGVLNRAFQDKAKEFFISNGYQVLETYVENGYDPTEEVEKHLVAEIVILQTPINWFGAPWIYKKYVDEVFNAGLFSKKFQEADGRSQEDPNKQYGTGGKMYGKKFMVSATWNAPKEAFGNPEQVLMQGKTTSDLMLNLTSSYRFVGYEIMPDYGTFDIFRDQKIESDLEKYPEYLAETFQITEITA, from the coding sequence ATGAGTGATAAAAAAACAGCACTATTGGTAAATACACATTTAACCTACCCTAACTGGTCTGAAGGAGTACTAAACAGAGCTTTTCAGGATAAAGCAAAAGAATTTTTTATTTCCAATGGGTACCAAGTGCTTGAAACATATGTGGAAAATGGCTATGATCCCACTGAAGAAGTTGAAAAGCATCTTGTAGCTGAGATCGTTATATTGCAGACCCCTATCAATTGGTTTGGGGCACCATGGATCTACAAGAAATATGTAGATGAAGTATTTAATGCAGGTCTGTTTTCAAAGAAATTTCAGGAGGCAGATGGGCGAAGTCAAGAAGATCCGAACAAGCAGTATGGTACAGGGGGCAAAATGTATGGCAAAAAGTTTATGGTGTCTGCAACATGGAATGCTCCTAAAGAAGCATTTGGGAATCCTGAACAGGTTTTAATGCAGGGCAAGACAACCAGCGATTTAATGTTAAATTTAACCAGTTCATATCGTTTTGTGGGCTATGAGATCATGCCGGATTATGGAACATTTGATATATTCCGGGATCAGAAAATAGAATCAGATCTGGAAAAATATCCGGAATATCTGGCAGAAACATTTCAGATCACTGAAATAACTGCATAA
- a CDS encoding NAD-dependent epimerase/dehydratase family protein, whose protein sequence is MKSKIKVIITGATGMVGEGILQECISNDKVEKILLINRKSSGYAHTKIEEILHDNLSDISLFSDKVKGYDACYFCLGVSAVGMTEEAYTKVTYDLTMGFAGTLARVNPGMTFCYVSGGGTDSSEKGKQMWARVKGKTENNLMKLPLDVYNFRPAFMKPSPGARNVKGFYKIINMVFPFLRIFSKTYFLTLKEVAEAMINVSLNGYQKRILEVKDISELVKG, encoded by the coding sequence ATGAAATCAAAAATAAAAGTAATCATAACAGGAGCTACCGGCATGGTAGGAGAAGGCATTTTACAGGAATGTATTTCCAATGATAAGGTAGAGAAAATTTTACTGATCAATCGTAAGTCAAGTGGTTATGCTCATACTAAGATTGAAGAAATCCTGCATGATAATCTAAGTGATATTTCTTTATTTTCCGATAAGGTAAAAGGGTATGATGCCTGTTATTTTTGTTTGGGAGTTTCAGCAGTAGGAATGACTGAAGAGGCTTATACGAAGGTGACCTACGATCTTACCATGGGATTTGCAGGAACATTGGCCAGAGTCAATCCTGGAATGACTTTCTGTTATGTTTCAGGCGGAGGTACAGACAGCAGCGAAAAAGGAAAGCAGATGTGGGCAAGGGTCAAAGGGAAAACGGAAAATAATCTGATGAAGTTGCCTCTGGATGTATATAATTTTCGTCCAGCATTTATGAAACCTTCTCCCGGAGCAAGAAATGTGAAAGGATTTTATAAGATTATTAATATGGTATTTCCCTTTTTAAGAATATTTAGTAAAACTTATTTTCTAACGCTCAAAGAAGTAGCAGAAGCAATGATCAATGTGTCATTAAACGGATATCAGAAACGTATTCTGGAAGTGAAAGACATTTCTGAGCTTGTAAAAGGATGA
- a CDS encoding beta-1,6-N-acetylglucosaminyltransferase — MQTHPTIPQTLAQTSEEHSLPQVRIAYFIMVHQRPEAFKTLLEKIYCRDQFYLIHIDRKASSETTEAIQDYVIQYPNVYILESMNIVSGGFSMIQAELNAMEFLLNTSKKWDYLINLSGEDLPLRSQQIIRQFLTFNTGRNYIFYYDQKFYRPDTLRRIQNHFTELTHRISSLIYKRAFMKNVTPYIGGKWFIFTRETCSFLTNNKKVMDFEDYYLHTLLPAESFFQTVLMNTDFNDIIVNDDKRAILNPPLIGKDNYYNQFLRLLTESNSLFINKVGDITDQWIIQYTDSSYDLPLPEVNEIERELKRDKPGSN; from the coding sequence ATGCAGACCCATCCAACTATACCACAGACATTAGCTCAAACTTCCGAAGAGCATTCCTTACCACAGGTTCGTATCGCTTATTTCATTATGGTACACCAGCGACCTGAGGCCTTTAAGACATTACTTGAAAAAATATATTGCCGCGATCAATTTTACTTAATACACATCGACCGCAAAGCGAGTTCCGAAACAACGGAAGCAATCCAGGATTATGTCATTCAATATCCGAATGTCTACATTCTGGAAAGTATGAATATCGTCTCAGGAGGCTTCAGCATGATCCAGGCGGAGCTCAACGCGATGGAATTCTTACTCAATACCAGCAAGAAATGGGATTATCTTATCAACCTAAGTGGCGAAGATCTTCCATTGAGGTCCCAGCAAATCATCAGGCAGTTTCTGACCTTCAATACTGGAAGAAACTATATTTTCTACTACGATCAGAAGTTTTATAGACCCGATACGTTGCGGAGGATTCAGAATCACTTTACGGAACTCACACACAGGATATCCTCATTAATCTACAAAAGAGCCTTTATGAAGAATGTAACTCCGTACATTGGTGGCAAATGGTTTATTTTTACACGGGAGACATGCTCCTTTTTGACCAATAATAAGAAAGTAATGGATTTTGAAGATTATTATCTACACACCCTGCTTCCTGCTGAATCCTTTTTTCAGACCGTTCTGATGAATACCGACTTCAATGACATTATTGTGAATGATGACAAAAGAGCAATCCTTAATCCACCATTGATAGGCAAAGACAATTATTACAACCAGTTCCTCAGACTCCTGACAGAAAGTAACAGCCTTTTCATCAATAAAGTCGGCGACATAACTGATCAGTGGATCATCCAATATACGGATAGCAGTTATGACCTCCCACTACCGGAAGTCAATGAGATTGAAAGAGAATTAAAAAGAGATAAACCCGGCAGCAATTAA
- a CDS encoding cold-shock protein has translation MQKGTVKFFNEAKGFGFIAPSEGGADIFVHTSGLQSRGIRENDEVVFNVQKGDRGLNAINVKLA, from the coding sequence ATGCAAAAAGGCACCGTAAAATTTTTCAACGAAGCAAAAGGCTTCGGTTTCATTGCACCATCAGAAGGTGGCGCAGACATCTTTGTACATACCTCAGGACTTCAGTCAAGAGGCATCCGTGAGAACGACGAGGTTGTTTTCAACGTACAGAAAGGAGATAGAGGTTTAAACGCAATCAACGTTAAACTGGCATAA
- a CDS encoding MaoC family dehydratase, with translation MQIINNYEEYKSLEGVMVGNSLWHMIDQKQIDRFADVTLDHQWIHVDSERASIDSPYGSTIAHGYLTLGLIPYLWKQIASVQNVSLEINYGIEDLRFGIPVKVNSEVSLQATIRSVNDLRGIVKVIVGARLVVKDESKSAYTGNVVFLYQFK, from the coding sequence ATGCAGATCATCAACAATTACGAAGAATATAAATCATTGGAGGGAGTCATGGTCGGAAATTCCCTATGGCATATGATTGATCAAAAACAGATCGACAGATTTGCAGATGTCACTTTGGATCACCAGTGGATTCATGTGGATAGCGAAAGGGCATCCATTGACAGTCCTTATGGATCAACCATCGCCCACGGATACCTTACCCTTGGGCTGATCCCATATCTGTGGAAGCAAATCGCATCAGTGCAGAATGTAAGCCTTGAGATCAATTACGGAATTGAAGACCTGAGATTCGGAATACCCGTGAAAGTAAATTCTGAAGTATCCTTGCAGGCAACGATCAGATCGGTCAATGACCTACGGGGAATCGTCAAGGTTATTGTCGGGGCAAGACTTGTGGTCAAGGATGAGTCGAAATCTGCCTACACGGGTAATGTTGTATTTCTTTATCAATTCAAATAG
- a CDS encoding NAD(P)H-binding protein, protein MATKVLVLGASGAIAQHVIEDLKDDENIVLTLFARNINGLQEQAPNAAIIKGDVLNKEDLQAALKGQDIVYANLIGQIDKMAGEIVKTMEAEKVQRLIFITSLGIYHEIPGKFGQWNDRMIGSDLVRYRHAADIIEGSALNYTVIRPSWLTDKNETDFETTQKGEPFTGTEVSRKAVAMYIVSLLKNPGKDNYSSVGVQKPGSQGDKPSFY, encoded by the coding sequence ATGGCAACAAAAGTTTTAGTGCTGGGTGCAAGTGGAGCAATTGCACAGCACGTTATAGAAGATCTTAAAGATGATGAAAATATTGTACTGACCCTGTTTGCAAGAAATATCAATGGTTTACAGGAGCAAGCCCCTAATGCTGCAATTATTAAAGGAGACGTATTGAACAAAGAAGATTTGCAGGCGGCTCTAAAAGGGCAGGATATCGTTTACGCTAATCTCATAGGCCAGATAGATAAAATGGCTGGTGAAATTGTAAAAACAATGGAAGCAGAAAAAGTTCAACGGTTAATTTTTATTACTTCTTTGGGAATTTATCATGAAATTCCCGGAAAATTCGGGCAGTGGAATGATAGGATGATTGGTTCCGATCTGGTGCGTTACCGTCATGCAGCGGATATTATTGAAGGATCGGCATTAAATTATACGGTAATTCGTCCATCATGGCTTACCGATAAAAATGAAACAGATTTCGAGACTACTCAGAAAGGAGAGCCTTTTACCGGTACAGAAGTATCCCGTAAGGCAGTAGCAATGTATATCGTTAGCCTTCTGAAAAATCCGGGAAAAGATAATTATTCCAGTGTTGGTGTTCAAAAGCCCGGATCACAGGGTGATAAGCCCTCTTTCTATTAA
- a CDS encoding CPBP family intramembrane glutamic endopeptidase, which translates to MIGIIIILSLSWILLWLIEKKQLTVLGLALTKNRSKDFFVGLVIASFVCAAYHIMNVYLVDNFWIYNKQMSIQILFNSIWWILKSVLFEEFVFRGALLYIAINRIGPKWACILSAVLFGVYHWFSYDSFGSPLKMLIILLMTGTFGWVLAFAFHNTRSIYLSIAIHLGWNLVNILVFSNGSLGPQLMIKANANHQEGLMSLFTFLFQIFALPLVTYWYVKVFAKE; encoded by the coding sequence ATGATCGGCATAATTATCATTTTGTCTTTATCTTGGATTTTGCTATGGTTAATCGAAAAAAAACAGCTTACGGTTTTAGGACTAGCACTAACAAAGAACAGATCTAAAGATTTTTTTGTTGGACTCGTGATAGCTAGTTTTGTTTGTGCAGCTTATCATATTATGAATGTCTATCTGGTTGATAATTTTTGGATTTACAATAAACAGATGTCTATTCAGATACTTTTTAATAGTATATGGTGGATCTTAAAATCTGTCCTATTTGAGGAATTTGTTTTTCGAGGAGCATTGCTTTATATTGCAATAAATAGGATAGGGCCCAAATGGGCCTGCATATTATCAGCAGTTTTATTTGGTGTCTATCATTGGTTTTCATATGATTCTTTTGGAAGCCCACTAAAAATGCTTATAATTTTACTTATGACCGGTACGTTTGGATGGGTTCTCGCCTTTGCTTTTCATAACACAAGATCAATTTATCTGTCAATAGCGATTCATCTAGGCTGGAACCTTGTAAATATATTAGTTTTTTCAAATGGGTCGCTTGGTCCACAATTAATGATTAAAGCTAATGCTAATCATCAGGAAGGGTTAATGTCCTTATTCACGTTCCTATTCCAAATTTTTGCATTACCACTGGTAACATACTGGTATGTAAAAGTTTTTGCTAAAGAATAA
- a CDS encoding flavodoxin family protein, which produces MNKKYSLKKMLWIALGIIVAGVFAFAIAIVGIDSYQYHRNKNIIKSLSQNGGRHENLVVFFSRSGNTELMARKIAEIKHAAVVPIQSDRDHIGFTGWIESLQDARETASEITPGKIDVSKYDTIYIGSPIWLYSPAPQIFEFARKNDFSGKRVVLFNSMNSKFDQKYIDAFKTIIEKNGGTFAKHIYIIRGRMTQQMAVEEFLKKTAELMH; this is translated from the coding sequence ATGAATAAAAAATATAGTCTTAAAAAGATGCTTTGGATAGCTTTAGGTATTATTGTCGCAGGTGTTTTTGCATTTGCGATAGCAATTGTGGGTATTGACAGTTACCAATATCACCGAAATAAAAACATCATTAAGTCGCTGAGTCAGAATGGAGGTCGTCATGAGAATCTGGTTGTTTTCTTTTCACGTTCAGGAAATACAGAATTAATGGCAAGAAAGATCGCTGAAATTAAACACGCAGCAGTGGTACCTATCCAATCTGACAGAGATCATATCGGATTCACCGGATGGATTGAATCTTTACAGGATGCGAGGGAAACCGCCTCGGAAATTACCCCCGGTAAAATTGATGTATCAAAATATGATACAATCTATATTGGCTCTCCAATATGGCTGTACAGTCCGGCACCACAAATTTTTGAATTTGCCCGTAAAAATGATTTTTCAGGGAAGAGGGTGGTGTTATTCAATTCTATGAACAGTAAATTTGACCAAAAATATATTGATGCTTTTAAAACGATCATTGAAAAGAATGGGGGCACTTTTGCAAAACATATCTATATAATTAGAGGAAGAATGACCCAGCAGATGGCTGTGGAAGAATTTTTAAAGAAAACAGCTGAGTTGATGCACTAA
- a CDS encoding tetratricopeptide repeat protein, translating into MTVNHNGRNARKHGGTFGTQNLFWVFPDCNIGISVITNQGGENTYGNLYNVVQNLIDDLKPFGKKLIGREIEKKSFENIDSGIAYYKELKKNKPDSYNFSDESELNTLGYKLMRSGKITSSIKLFQLYVCEFPNSANPYDSLAEAYFNNKEYELSKQNYLKSLELNPENTNAKERLLKIEEVLKK; encoded by the coding sequence GTGACCGTCAATCACAATGGTCGAAATGCCAGAAAGCACGGTGGTACTTTTGGAACACAGAATCTGTTTTGGGTTTTCCCTGATTGTAACATCGGGATTTCTGTAATCACCAATCAGGGTGGAGAAAATACTTACGGGAATTTATACAATGTTGTTCAAAATCTGATAGATGATTTGAAACCTTTTGGGAAGAAATTAATTGGAAGAGAAATCGAGAAAAAATCTTTTGAAAACATCGATTCGGGAATTGCCTATTACAAAGAATTAAAGAAAAACAAACCAGATTCTTACAATTTTTCTGATGAATCTGAATTGAATACGTTAGGTTATAAATTGATGAGAAGTGGAAAAATAACTTCATCCATCAAACTTTTTCAACTCTATGTTTGCGAATTTCCCAACTCAGCAAATCCTTATGACAGTTTAGCTGAAGCCTATTTTAATAATAAGGAATATGAGCTTTCCAAACAAAATTATCTTAAATCTTTGGAACTGAATCCTGAAAATACAAATGCAAAAGAGAGGCTTTTGAAAATTGAGGAAGTCTTGAAGAAATAA
- a CDS encoding GntR family transcriptional regulator yields the protein MNMITQESLKSQIIKVLWQLIIEGKIMPNEPMREVQLTELLNISRTPLRDALQQLEWEGIVVSEPRKGYRLSQFSEADIFEIYPLRARLESFALELSGVPDKKVLEELNEINLKIINSKSPKEIVELDESWHLLLISNCPNQRLLKMIKTLQRQSQRYEYAYMAMNKTVEKSSNQRENIILQL from the coding sequence ATGAATATGATAACACAAGAATCTCTAAAAAGTCAAATCATAAAAGTATTGTGGCAATTAATCATTGAAGGCAAAATAATGCCCAATGAACCAATGCGGGAAGTACAGTTGACAGAATTGCTCAACATTAGTAGAACGCCACTTCGAGATGCGCTTCAACAATTGGAATGGGAAGGAATTGTTGTTTCCGAACCAAGAAAAGGTTATCGGTTGTCACAATTTTCAGAAGCTGATATTTTTGAAATTTATCCTTTGAGAGCGAGATTAGAATCGTTTGCTTTAGAATTATCAGGAGTTCCGGATAAAAAAGTTTTGGAAGAACTGAATGAAATTAACCTAAAAATTATCAATTCTAAATCTCCTAAAGAAATAGTTGAATTAGACGAGAGCTGGCATTTATTATTGATTTCCAATTGTCCAAATCAAAGACTTTTAAAAATGATAAAAACCTTGCAACGCCAATCGCAACGCTATGAATATGCTTATATGGCAATGAACAAAACAGTTGAAAAATCCAGCAATCAACGCGAAAATATCATTCTTCAATTATAA
- a CDS encoding bestrophin family protein encodes MHTGKRYTPLEFFTWSLRDTLWLLGIATVPTVLYALGWYFLSLPWQPIAILGTALAFVVGFKNNASYGRLWEARQIYGAVINDSRSFAFTLRDALNGKKDETVRKMIYRHLAWLTALRFQLREKRSWENTQRRTNQQFLKGRYVIPEWEGKLDDELSKYLSEDELTYILDKKNRATQLIALQSEDLGKLRKEGVITDIQWAELQQSLTRLIDDQGKAERIKNFPYPRNFASVTTYLMFVFIFLLPFGLLKEYSVLGNGTFLEGYTIWFNIPFSALVAWAFHILDTIGESSVNPFEGSANDIPITQISRMLEIDLKDMLDEKELPNPITPIHNILM; translated from the coding sequence ATGCACACAGGAAAACGTTACACCCCTCTTGAGTTTTTTACATGGAGCTTACGCGATACACTCTGGTTATTAGGTATTGCTACCGTTCCTACTGTTCTATATGCCTTAGGTTGGTACTTTCTTTCCTTACCATGGCAACCGATAGCTATCCTGGGGACAGCTTTGGCTTTTGTTGTAGGGTTTAAGAACAATGCCAGTTACGGTAGATTATGGGAAGCCAGACAAATCTATGGAGCTGTAATCAATGATAGCCGCAGCTTTGCATTTACACTTCGTGATGCTCTTAACGGAAAGAAAGATGAAACAGTCCGAAAAATGATTTACAGGCATTTGGCATGGCTTACAGCTCTTCGATTTCAGCTAAGGGAAAAACGTTCCTGGGAGAATACACAGAGAAGAACAAACCAGCAGTTTTTAAAAGGAAGATATGTCATTCCTGAATGGGAGGGTAAGTTGGATGATGAACTTTCCAAATATCTTTCAGAGGACGAACTAACCTATATTTTAGACAAAAAGAACAGAGCGACTCAACTTATTGCATTGCAATCGGAAGATCTTGGTAAGCTGAGAAAAGAAGGCGTAATTACTGATATCCAATGGGCTGAGCTTCAGCAAAGCCTCACCAGATTGATTGATGATCAGGGTAAGGCAGAAAGGATCAAGAATTTTCCGTACCCACGAAATTTTGCTTCAGTAACCACTTATCTCATGTTTGTTTTTATCTTTCTGTTGCCTTTCGGTTTGCTAAAGGAATATAGTGTACTGGGTAACGGAACTTTTTTGGAAGGATATACCATTTGGTTCAACATCCCTTTTTCAGCATTAGTGGCTTGGGCATTTCACATCTTAGATACGATTGGTGAAAGTTCCGTTAATCCATTTGAAGGAAGTGCAAATGATATTCCGATTACCCAGATCAGTCGGATGCTCGAAATAGATCTCAAAGATATGCTGGATGAAAAGGAACTTCCTAATCCCATTACACCCATTCATAATATTTTAATGTAA
- a CDS encoding SDR family NAD(P)-dependent oxidoreductase: MKLLLENKTAVITGGSSGIGLATAKLFAQEGANVVLTSINKEELEKVVQEITETGGKAIGLVADSADPKAPKEVFAKAIETFGQVDIMVNNAGYGDMYSIEETTDEHFEKVAQINYFGIFRYCREAVQHFMPRNEGVIVNVTSVNGSLPVCGVAYTSTKGAVNIMTKNIAIRFSGTGIRCNAVAPGHTDTPMARAWAAGDLAGGDKMLKYNSLYVNTEVPPTQPDDQANAILYLASDMSKAVTGRVLTVDNGAYMY, translated from the coding sequence ATGAAATTATTACTTGAAAATAAAACCGCTGTTATTACAGGAGGGAGCAGTGGAATAGGTTTAGCAACAGCAAAATTATTCGCTCAGGAAGGAGCAAACGTAGTGCTGACAAGTATCAATAAAGAAGAACTGGAAAAGGTTGTGCAGGAGATAACAGAAACAGGAGGAAAAGCTATAGGGCTTGTTGCAGACTCAGCAGATCCTAAAGCACCTAAAGAAGTTTTTGCTAAGGCTATAGAAACATTTGGCCAGGTGGACATCATGGTCAATAATGCAGGATATGGTGATATGTACTCTATTGAAGAAACTACCGATGAACATTTTGAAAAGGTAGCCCAGATCAACTACTTTGGTATTTTCAGGTACTGCCGTGAAGCAGTCCAGCATTTTATGCCAAGAAATGAAGGGGTGATTGTTAATGTAACCTCAGTAAACGGCTCACTTCCTGTTTGTGGAGTAGCGTATACTTCCACAAAAGGAGCAGTTAATATCATGACAAAAAATATAGCAATTCGTTTTTCAGGAACGGGAATCCGTTGTAATGCAGTGGCTCCCGGGCATACAGATACCCCTATGGCTAGAGCATGGGCAGCAGGAGATTTAGCGGGCGGAGATAAAATGCTGAAGTATAACTCTCTGTATGTGAATACCGAGGTGCCGCCTACCCAACCTGACGACCAGGCCAATGCAATTCTATATCTTGCAAGTGATATGAGTAAAGCGGTAACAGGAAGGGTTCTTACAGTAGATAATGGAGCTTATATGTATTAA
- a CDS encoding NAD(P)H-binding protein, which translates to MTKKIIIIGANGRISKHLIDFLKDTEKYKLTLFSRNTKELAEQAPEADVIQGDVLNNEQLDAAVKGQDIVFVNVDGPMNKFADLIVRSMDKNNVKRLIFTTSLGIYKELPGKFGEWNEAIIGKDLVRYKEAADIIEASDLDYTIVRPSWLTDNDDADFETTQKGEPFTGTEVSRKAVAAYIMNIIESGKDIKASVGVNKPGVYGDKPSFIDFNI; encoded by the coding sequence ATGACAAAGAAAATTATAATCATTGGTGCTAATGGAAGAATCTCAAAGCATTTAATTGACTTCTTAAAAGATACTGAAAAATACAAGCTGACTTTATTTTCCAGAAATACAAAAGAGTTGGCAGAACAAGCTCCTGAAGCAGATGTTATACAGGGAGATGTATTAAATAATGAGCAATTGGATGCGGCTGTTAAAGGTCAGGATATTGTATTTGTAAATGTTGATGGTCCTATGAATAAATTTGCAGATTTGATTGTAAGATCAATGGATAAAAATAATGTAAAACGGTTAATCTTTACAACTTCTCTAGGAATCTATAAAGAACTTCCGGGTAAGTTCGGAGAATGGAATGAGGCTATCATTGGAAAAGATTTGGTTCGCTATAAAGAAGCTGCCGATATAATTGAAGCATCAGATCTTGATTATACTATTGTGCGTCCAAGCTGGTTAACGGATAATGATGATGCGGATTTTGAAACAACGCAGAAAGGAGAACCATTTACCGGAACAGAAGTATCTAGAAAAGCTGTCGCAGCTTATATCATGAATATTATTGAGTCGGGAAAAGATATAAAAGCAAGCGTAGGTGTGAATAAGCCGGGTGTGTATGGTGATAAACCATCTTTTATTGATTTCAATATTTAA
- a CDS encoding helix-turn-helix domain-containing protein: MLNRRHRCYKEADIQYVLEEQKILGLNDTQIAKHYNISRDTIAKWKKIFRNKVVNLPLLFPIDLSR, translated from the coding sequence TTGCTTAATAGACGACATCGATGTTATAAAGAGGCTGATATTCAATATGTTTTAGAAGAACAGAAAATACTTGGACTTAATGATACCCAAATTGCAAAACATTATAACATAAGCAGAGATACGATTGCCAAATGGAAGAAAATTTTTCGTAATAAAGTTGTGAACCTGCCTCTTTTATTCCCCATTGATTTGTCCAGATGA
- a CDS encoding aspartyl protease family protein — translation MDTVKKMLCSFLFLSTVIQVFAQDTIKLKPYIENMKTVDVFIEGKKYNFLFDTGGSETIISPEIAHTIKKKIYGSTTGFRMSGEMIKAQKSDSVLLSMGKTKIFHQTVGVWDLMSILPKEFPKIDGVISLKSFAQTILTIELSKNIIIIENKTSAKKAIKGKSLLTTRFANGLEGGELNIFIAIPKQNNLYWFLFDSGNSGPMLLSNESAKIWNIEKEFQKDNFENNSESEFVMGDKSLKIKPSVRDIIYDGVLNFDAINKYIFTIDFKNKEVWIE, via the coding sequence ATGGATACTGTAAAGAAAATGTTATGTAGTTTTCTATTTTTAAGCACTGTAATTCAAGTGTTTGCACAAGATACGATTAAGCTTAAACCTTACATTGAAAATATGAAAACGGTCGATGTTTTCATTGAAGGGAAAAAATATAATTTCCTGTTTGATACAGGGGGCTCAGAAACAATTATTTCGCCAGAGATTGCTCATACAATCAAGAAAAAAATCTATGGGAGTACAACAGGATTCAGAATGAGTGGAGAAATGATTAAAGCTCAAAAATCAGACAGTGTTTTACTTTCAATGGGCAAAACAAAAATTTTCCATCAAACTGTTGGTGTTTGGGATTTAATGAGTATTCTACCCAAAGAATTTCCAAAAATTGATGGTGTTATCTCACTCAAATCTTTTGCTCAAACCATTCTAACCATCGAACTTTCTAAAAATATAATAATAATAGAAAATAAAACTTCCGCAAAGAAAGCAATAAAAGGAAAATCACTTTTAACAACAAGATTCGCCAACGGTTTGGAAGGAGGCGAATTAAATATATTCATCGCAATCCCAAAACAAAACAATCTCTATTGGTTTCTTTTCGATTCTGGCAACAGTGGACCAATGCTTTTATCGAACGAAAGTGCAAAAATTTGGAACATAGAAAAGGAGTTTCAAAAAGATAATTTTGAAAATAATTCTGAATCAGAATTTGTAATGGGCGATAAAAGTTTGAAAATAAAGCCTTCCGTAAGAGATATAATTTATGATGGAGTTCTGAATTTTGATGCCATTAACAAATATATTTTTACAATCGATTTTAAAAACAAAGAAGTTTGGATTGAATAG